ATCGCTCTACCTTCAATAGCGATGATTCGTCCCACTTCATAGGCATAATCTGGATTCCCGGTCGCAGCTATTCCCATAGCAGGAGGAAAGTGAGTCGTATTATCAAGTCGCATTGCGGTCCCCCACTCAAAATCAGCTGAAATTAAAAGTGGAACATCGGAAATTTTCTGGAAATAATTTATCATATCCGCCGTCTCAAAAACATCACCACGGAAAAATATCAAGCCACCGACTTTTCTATCCTTGACATAATGAACCAACCTTTTAAATTCCTTGTTATTCCTTGCAATGAAAATCCCACGGGCATCTGGCATTACCATTTGAGCAACTTTCTGCTCCAATGTTAACTTCTTCATCCAATAATTCACCCATTGCTGTTTCGTCATCTTTGAGAAATCAACTTTCTCCTTCTTCGGCTTCAATTGCGTTCTCCCTTGTATCCCACTGACAACATCATCTTTAGCCCTTGTGAATACGACGAACAAGATAGGAAAAATAACAAATGCAAAGAGAAAGGTTAGGAAATTTTTCATTTTTCAAGTGCAAATTTTATTTTTGATCAAGTTTCTAGCGTAAATTATCGCTCCGTAAGCTGGGGAAGCCATTGGCTCAATCAGATCAACTTGGGGGAAATTTTCAGTTATTTCCTTTTTCAATTTTCTTGAGAGATAATTTTCGTTTCTCAAGACACCGCCCATAAGAACGAGTTTAACTCGCTCCCCAAAATTTGACTTTCCAAGCATCGCCTTGATATGAGTTAAAAGTTCGTAACAAGCATCATCAAGAATTTTTATAGCGATTTCATCACCCATTTCGCCTGCCTCCGTAACAATTGGAGCAACACTTGCAGGGTCAAATTCACCAGAATAAATTTTGCTTACAACTTCCCTTAGGTCGGTGATTTTAAACTTTTCAAAAATCAAATCTTTCAAAATTGTCTTCCCCCCTCTTCCATCAATGAACTTAGCAACAGCCCTTAAAGCCTCGCAACCGAGTGAAAACCCACTACCTTCATCACCGATGAATCTCCCCCAACCCCCGATCCTATGAATTTCACCATTTGTATCTTTAGCAAACATAACTGAACCAGTTCCACTTATCAGAACAATTCCAGCCCCACCCATAAATGCACCCTCAAGCGCAATCCTTGCATCGGTTTCAATAATCAACTTCGGCAATTTCAGGTTATATTCATTCGCAATCTTTACTATGCCGTTGTAAATTTTACTTTTATCTTCTTCTTTTCCAGCTCCAGCAAGCCCAATGACGATAATTTTCACATCGTGAAAATCACAACCTACCTTTTGCACAAGTTCAAGGATCAACTTCAAAATTGATCTCGCAACGACATCAACACCAAGCATTTGAAAATTAGCTGACCCACCCATGACCTCGGCGAAAGGATTACCATCAAGGTCACTTATAATCCCATGCGTCTTCGTTCCTCCACCATCCATTCCAATGATATATTCCACTTCAAACCCATTGTTAATTTAAAATTTCACAGCAAGGGTCAAATACTGAACATTTTTCAATCTCCCAAAATCAAGATACGCATAATCAACTGCAACCGCTACACCACGAGCAATTGAATACTTTACACCAGCGCCAACAGTATACCTTTGCTCCCCTCCTTTTTCAAATAACGATTTATAACCTCCTCTAACATAAAAAATTTCCTTGAACGAATACTCTGCACCAAGATTTAAATACTCGGTGTTATCGTTAGGATGAACGGCATCAACAGCGACTGTAAATCTCTGCGACTCCGTCTTCAAAAAATCATTTGATAAACCAACTCTGAAAAGCAAAGGCATTTCAAATTTATCCGTCTGAATGAACGCATTTATATTATTTCCTGTCCCACCACCGACTGTGTAAATTATTATTAAGTCGCGCCCGGTAAGTTGCATCTTAGTTCCGTAATTTGACATACTTGCTCCGATTCTCATACCATTCAAAAATGGCGTTACATAAAGTGTTCCAAAATCAAATGCAAAACCTTGCGCTGATTCATGCCAGATGTATTCCCTCACATATTTGAA
This is a stretch of genomic DNA from Candidatus Thermokryptus mobilis. It encodes these proteins:
- a CDS encoding PorV/PorQ family protein, with amino-acid sequence MTRKVLSLFAFVFCVVSFSFAQIGSSLTKTGTTSAQFLKIGIGARAIGMGGAFGSVADDISSIYWNPAGLSRISGRGEAVFNYVDWIMDIKYSFAALALNLGNLGTIGMQISALTMDDMEVRTVAMPDGTGERFKAGGLMMGLSYARQLTDRFAIGFNFKYVREYIWHESAQGFAFDFGTLYVTPFLNGMRIGASMSNYGTKMQLTGRDLIIIYTVGGGTGNNINAFIQTDKFEMPLLFRVGLSNDFLKTESQRFTVAVDAVHPNDNTEYLNLGAEYSFKEIFYVRGGYKSLFEKGGEQRYTVGAGVKYSIARGVAVAVDYAYLDFGRLKNVQYLTLAVKF
- a CDS encoding N-acetylglucosamine kinase, which encodes MEYIIGMDGGGTKTHGIISDLDGNPFAEVMGGSANFQMLGVDVVARSILKLILELVQKVGCDFHDVKIIVIGLAGAGKEEDKSKIYNGIVKIANEYNLKLPKLIIETDARIALEGAFMGGAGIVLISGTGSVMFAKDTNGEIHRIGGWGRFIGDEGSGFSLGCEALRAVAKFIDGRGGKTILKDLIFEKFKITDLREVVSKIYSGEFDPASVAPIVTEAGEMGDEIAIKILDDACYELLTHIKAMLGKSNFGERVKLVLMGGVLRNENYLSRKLKKEITENFPQVDLIEPMASPAYGAIIYARNLIKNKICT